In Erpetoichthys calabaricus chromosome 11, fErpCal1.3, whole genome shotgun sequence, the DNA window ataataataatacagttacTTAAATTACGCTTGATGTTTTTGGACTTTATCATTTCCTTTGCAATTATGAATTAGATTATaattagtcagtcagttattttctaaccctcttagtCATGAATAGGGtcacaaattaaattttatttgaaactttACTGTGTTTAACCTGCCAAGCACTTTCTGTATTTGATGTTCAAGTATTCCATTGCTGCGGTCTTCACAGGGCTGTGAGTTACAATTCATTTTAAGTGAAAATGCATGCTAAATAAGTTAACGCAGTATACATGTACAAGATCACTTCTGAATCTGATTTTTGTGTGCCTGATCTAGTTCTGATGGTACTTTTTTATAGGCACAAAATCAACTTATAGCCATTATGGCTGTGTATTTTCAGTTGCTTTTGTATTCAGATCTCTGCATTTGGTATTTCAAGCCTATTCAAATACTTGTTTAAAAGCACTTATTTTTTTGAGATGTATATAATTTGAAGGGCTGtatttatcaaaaatatgatcaaGAATGGGGTCTGGGTGTATCATGAACACCTTGAAATAtatgtcagtcattctccaacacgctatatcctaacacagggtcacgggggtctactggagccaatcccagccaaccgagggtgcaaggcagggaacaaatccagggcagggtgcaagtccaccacagggcacacacacacacacacacactagggacaatttaggatcgccaatgcatttaacctgcatgtctttgggactgtgggaggaaaccggagcaccccggaggaaacccacgcagacacagggagaacatgcaactccatgcagggaggacccgggaagcgaaacccaggcctccttactgcgaggcagcaggacTACCACTGCGCAACCATGAAATATATCTATTCtttgaaaatatatacatttttaattagtgttttgagttttccatgtttttaatttttccaatgTATGATTGCCATTTAGTGTTGCTCAGAACATGGACACGGCCGTATTATTTACTGCCATAGAGGCCATTGGTAGTCACATGACCCATGTTACGCAACTTTGTGGTTTTTCTGTATCCTTGCATTGAGATATTCACACCACCAATTTGCCAATTATTTCTTTAGGGCACTTTTTATTATCTCTGGCAACAGTTTTTGGGTCTTTTGACTTTAACAACTGACGTTTATTCAGTATTTCAATTTTGACAATGATTTGTTCACCTTTATAGTTACAAAAACTCAGTTTGCCGTCTTGACTATTCTTTTGCCTCTGatcctcagttttttttttccttttctaattaCATGGTTATTTTTTTCCTCACTCTTTTCAAGGGTAGTCCTTTTTCCATCCTTAGCAAAATAGGTGGGACAGATTTCACCATGCTCATATTAactttattttgtatgtattaaATTTGTATCTCTTTACTTGCTTACATATCATCTTGGATATAATATTGTGCAAATAAtgcttcagagggtgtagcaacacactttgttccaacactgcttttatataaACTGAGGGTTGGTAAGTAATCACCAAAAGCtgggacacctgtaggaattgtttgcttcaattttCAAGGCCTTATTAAGTTCCAGTTCCGCAGAAAATGTATAAGTTGTTAATCCATTACTTGTTCTTTGAAAAGGGCCTTTATATATAAATCTAAAATTACATTAGTTTTCAATTTTTTCAGTaagctaatttctttttttaacccaCTGGccgtttactgcttacctttgtaCTATTGTAGTTACTCACTTGAACTACAGTACTTAAATTACAACAAAAACTTGAAATTGGGgatgttttaaaacttttaaaacttttcaCGAGTGCTGTatattgtttgtgtttatatatataatatatatatatatatatatatatatatatatatatatatatatatatatatatatatatatatatatatactttgttaGCCAAGTTAACAATCACTGGTTGAAGCTAATGACATGCTCAGCTCACCTCTTAGCTATACTATATTTCCAATTGAGAAAGAATAAGACTAATATCCTCGGGTTTTTCTGAGCTTAAATAGACAAGTATTTAATGACTGTGGAGGGCAAATTGTCAGCCTTACGTTTCacaaaagcattatttttttatgcttgCCAGTTGTCTTTCTCTTCAGCAAGGCTTTTAGGTAGATATTTATTATTGCCATTAGCCTGATACGTCTTTTACTAAACAAGCAGATGACTTTTCACTTACATATTCCATTTGTTTTGTGGTTTGGTACACATTTAAAATGTAGCAACTCTGTTTTACAACATTGTTTTTAGAAGATACTGTCATTTTGTCGCTATCTGACAATTAGTTACTCAGCACATACAGATGATTTTAATGCTGAATgagataataatttacatttgaaaattgtGGATACAGATCTTTCTTTAACAGTCAGTCATTGTGGTGATCTGTTTTGTTGTGACTACTGATAAAATTGCAAATGCATGTTGCTGAAATTGGGTTTATCTAAAGGGTTACTAGATTATCTTTCTGTAAGGTTCTCAGCAATTCAAATGCGCCATATAGAATTTTTCAGCTGATCAAGTAGAACCTGTGTAAAATACTTTATGTAGTTTACACTAGATTTTTCATGTTCATGACTAAACAAGCAGACATCAGACCACATCCCCAACAGATTACATTTCTTAGCTAGTAATGAATGTTTATTGGTGTGcctacacacatatattataatatcTTTTTAATAGTTACATTATTTTGCATAAAGAATGTTGAATGAATGTGTTATTGTATACCATGCGCCagttatattttcatgtaaatCTTTTAAAAAGAAGAGTTGTGAACCTACTTTGAAGCATTGTTGATTTTGTGCTTCTCGTAGCAAAGCCTCAAGGCCTGGGAGTAGTGTTGGAAATACACAAAGATGTAAAAAATCCAGAGGAGGACCTGTTGAaagaaaaatttgatttttttgactGTATAATTTGATATTTATACTGTTAAGCagcctgtgtttaaaactcaggTATTAGATAAAGACTGTAagaaactatttattttataatcatcTGTAATTAATTCTTTTCTGGCAGTATTTCCAAGTAGCTTCAAAACTGCATTATATTAAAAGTCCATGCTCACCCCATACCAAGGCAGTCACTGAACCTGCCAGTACTAGAAATGTCTTTGGATTTGTGATGTTAATTTgggtaaaaaaaaagttactttggGTAAAATTCTCCACTAAATAAATAAGTTCAATAGGTCAAATTGGAAGACACATGATTAGGATGGGTATATCTGTTTTAGTGATACTTTCAGGGAACATCTTTATATTTAGACAGAAACAAACAATTTGCCTCCACAGAATCATTACTTAGTATTCCCTTGGGCAGCATTAGATTTTAATTTACCACCAAGTAGATGTATGCATGAATTATGAACTAAAAATTAAGCCATTCATTGACTcactttaaaatattgtaaatgaacCATGGGTTTGTTGAATCTAAAAATGATTCttgataatatttgttttttatcttgCAGCTGGTAAACCACAGCAATATAGATACAAAGTTTACTGCTGTAGTTATTTTGTGTCCTTTGTGATCTTCtaaactgcttaatccagacaGAGTCAAGTTGTTTCCTAATACAAGACAAGTATTTGGTATGTACTTTTCTTTTATCTGGTCAGCTTCTAACCTAAGTAACTCTTCCAAGCCTCACAGAACACTGATGTCATGATGGTCAAGAATTTAGAAAGAAGGCaggtaaatgtttaaaatcttaCTTGCCAGATGTAAACTTGTAACTTGTGTGATGTGAGAACTCTGTTTATAAGTACCCTTTAAGAACAAAGTGTCGATAGTATGTACAGTGGTCTGTGAGATTTGATCAGACAATTGGTGAACTGTGTCCTACATCTCTACGTTCAAATTGGAACCTTAAGAGGCTATGAAAAGAAAAAGGCATCTTGTTTAAAAGAGTCTTTTCTTGATAATGGTAACCTGttgtttctgaaaatgtttgattttttttctgtttgcttccatcttcttaaataataattctttgaatgTGAATACTAGCCATTATGGCTATTGCTATTCTCCTGAGGGTACaaactattttataatttatttcctTCGCTATCTTTTGTAAGCTAAATTtgtctaaaatatataaaataaaacagctgGTATGCCTGACTTCTGATTGTtgccataaattagtttttgagattTGTGTGCCAGAATAATACATATGGCTTACTAAGGTTGATGTCACACTGCCTTACTTTTCTCAAAACTTTAATTCATGTAATCAGTGAGTAAGTCTGAGAGTTTTCACAATGGTGTTTGCTATTGATTTTGTCCTCTTGGTCTGTAATCTCAATTGCACATGGCtgtggtttgcagctgagtgtcaTGTAATGAGAGTCATTATTTGTAACCAAATTAGAGGTTGTGATCCATAGATTAGTGGCTCACTGTCTAAAGGACTTGTGGGGTCATGTTGATGAGTTCAAAGTCCAACTTCAGTTTGAGGAACAAGATGATAGAGAATAACCTCACAGTTAATACACTGCTTCTTTGTAATAAAAGATTTAATGTGGTTGGGCATCTGGGGAGTATTTCCTCTGGTTTCCTCAAGCAGGGAGTGTTATTCTTATACGATATTAAATGGAGTGgtttccctttttgtttttaacatcctGTGGGTTGATACCTCACATCTCCAAATGGCTTGGTTTGAATGTTGGTGAAGGCTGCATATTCTATTAGTACATATTCTATCAGTATCTAGGTAGGTTTTTCTTCAGGTATTGTAGTTTTCCACACTTATTTAGCATTTagtagtttagttttcctccaccTCCCAGATATACTgcatgtatgttaggttaattttgCCTAGCAAATGTGTACCAGGGGGCCCTGGTAGCTTTGCAATGAGTCCAGAGATAATTCccattttgtgactgatgttatCAAAATAGTTTCCCACTACAGGCTGCATGCCATCCTAAAATTTGATTTAGTGGGCTCAGTATAAAAATGCATGAATGTATACATCTCTGGATTTCCTTTCCTTGTACTTtgctattaattattttaatgtatatcTGAGTTATTAAAATTGCCATTGTATATAACGTTTCTTTCTaaacttgtttgattttattataaGGCTCTTTGCTGGAATTACTGCCCATGGTAGGCTTTCATAACATGCACCTAGAGCCCCTGTCTCTCTTTCCTTAAAGCATTCCATTCTCACCATTATATTCCTTAGTAAGATGTCATTCCACTCCCTTTTGAAGCCTGTTTAAATGATCTTTTTTGGAAAAGAGCAATCCTAATCATCTTTTCAATTATGTTTATCCTCTATTCAAATATTTGTCCACTTTTTTCAATCTGTACACTCTGTAAGATGTGTAACTGCTATAATACCTTATTTATGTGCAACTGTATACAGCTTTAATTCTTGTGTCAAAGTAATTATTAGTCTGTTAATGCTTCTATGCTTGCttatttgcaaatttgttaacaTATATGGACTGTGTAATTTAATATGTTGCTGTTGAGACTAATGCCTATATTAATTGTTCTTGACTTGTCTCAGAATTTTGTATGTTTACAATACTACAGAAATTCAAAGACTTGCAGGGCGTATAAGCCATAAACAGtgtaagaaatacattttgttttttattatttgccaAAAACACACTGCTGAAAACTAATTACTTATACAATCTGTCTGCCTCATTCTTCTGAAGGAAAAGCTTTTATTCAAACTGGGCAGTACTGATTATATTGATTACAATTTACTCTGTGTATTATATGAATTTTGTTCTATGGATGTGTTTTTCCATACTTACATGTCTGTAACTCAGAAGGCAGGTGAAAAGGTTCAGGTAGGTTCTCTGTTACATCATTGAGGTCAGGTTGCCCAGGTTCAGGTAGGTTCTCTGTTATATCATTGAGGAAAGGTTGCCCAGGTTCAGGTAAGTTCTCTGTTATATCATTGAGGAAAGGTTGCCCAGGTTCAGGTAAGTTCTCTGTTATATCATTGAGGAAAGGTTGCCCAGGTTCAGGTAAGTTCTCTGTTATATCATTGAGGAAGGGTTGCCCAGGTTCAGGTGGGTTCTCTGTTACATCATTGAGGAAAGGTTGCTCAGGTTCTGGTGGGTTCTCTGTTACTTCATTGAGGAAAGGTTGCCCAGGTTCAGGTGGGTTTTCTATTACATCATTGGGGAAAATTTGGTCAGGTTCAGAGAGTTTTTCTGTTACATCACTGAGAAAAGGTTGTGCAGGTTCAGAATCTGTATATGTACGTGTGTCCATTGGAATCTGAAAGTTTCAGAAAGAGAAGAATACATCATATACAGCAGAAATCCTTCAGTACATCCAGGAAAATATAGAGATTTTATTGGAAAACTGGAAGGCTACGTAAGGACCAGCAATGGGgttaatactgtacagtatatgtaaagcaGTACACTTTCAAAAGAAACCCAATAAGATTGTGAGCAGAGagatttaaattgttttgtgaacaattgtattttatctgtttaattttgttcatgGGAGTTGCCTGACAGTACAAATCTCCTCCTCTTGGATATAACTAAGATATGGTGGTTAAGTCATATTACAGCTTCAGAACTAAACTGACTtattaaatggataaatggatgggtgATTGTATGGATTCAACCCCAGCAATTAATATCtctccattataataaaaaaatcttgggaccaGATGCGACTGTTTGAAGAGAATTTTTGGAATTaagtcccatgagacggtgacttttgccattagattcGTTCAaatcatgccctacttacaaccattttcaaacaagaccatggtcatctaacctcCCAGTCATGTGAAAGCTTTTGGCATACAcatttcctgcgctctcagctcttataaattttatcaggacaatcattttatatgttctacatgacacgtcaatgactaagcaaagaagaaagcagcgcgtcaaaaacaaacccaaatgcgtggagagaaaagaatgcaaaaaaagaacaataataatctatatgcaaattctgaaaataaggaaagtaataatcagcccggaccaagtggaattgaaaacctcgcAGGTCCaattggggtcagaaataaaagagaaagagtaaaagacaaagtagaacttcataacgacattcaaaaacgttggcgtgatacacatgcagagcaagttaaagaatgtgaaattagtaaaatttgaaagtatcaaaaaaaagatagtaaagatcgcattagcgctaacaaatggataTTATTACAGAGTGAAATAAGGGAAAATAATAATCATCTCGGGCCAGGTGGaactgaaaacctagcaggtccaagcggggtcggaaataaaagacaaagagtagaagacaaagtagaacaaattttaacaggcgacaagaaaagtaatgtagtataTATTCCGAGAATAACTTGAGACACCaatggagatcttgatatgccattcgtatttaaatgtttacagtttccctttagaatagcttttgctatgacaattaacaaatcacagggacaaacattcaaaaaagtcggtttatttattagagagaaagaaatgatattcactcacaggcagttatacgttgcgttgtcacaatgtaactccaaacatggaatcaaaattcaatgcaatcttgaagaaaagttcattccaaatattgtcaatgtcaatttatttatatagcacatttaaaacaacatagtaatgctgtggccaaagtgctttacaataatagaataaaagaaaaacaaaacaaataaaataaaacataaatagaaataaaatatatgaacataaaataaaatacataataaatagaagtaatgttatatacataaaaaaatagaagtaatgttatcacaaagaggaa includes these proteins:
- the iqck gene encoding IQ domain-containing protein K isoform X18, translating into MDTRTYTDSEPAQPFLSDVTEKLSEPDQIFPNDVIENPPEPGQPFLNEVTENPPEPEQPFLNDVTENPPEPGQPFLNDITENLPEPGQPFLNDITENLPEPGQPFLNDITENLPEPGQPFLNDITENLPEPGQPDLNDVTENLPEPFHLPSELQTCPPLDFLHLCVFPTLLPGLEALLREAQNQQCFKKRRTRFNARDFLTEWLYNKNPRRFNAAFINFEEIPFVKSWLLIHPRPPIPLSLLLSDDSAATLIQAFWRGYKVRCDPEVQELRQWQKELRDDSCNIKERIKEFWAMQELKVEKEVGKAIEDSEDLGEPNRSGVSIRVLSPTPQNTLIL